The following proteins are co-located in the Hyalangium minutum genome:
- a CDS encoding DsbA family oxidoreductase, whose protein sequence is MRALLPKPLQITVYQDVLCAWCYLADLRLEILRKEFGDTVRWRVRPYPLRVVDTLPTERELRGLTEEVARAQAEPEPVARLLSTDLWRSGDPPRSSLPGLAALEAARLQGPQARAYLARAMQRAALEQGVNVARTDVVFELASRVGLAMNDFSAAFHSEETRRLILDEHRLASSRGVRGVPTLVIGGRWMICGLRDIAEYREYILTCMGKLAAPRSGSSERLVH, encoded by the coding sequence ATGAGAGCCCTGCTGCCCAAGCCGCTGCAGATTACCGTCTACCAGGATGTGCTGTGCGCCTGGTGTTATCTCGCTGACCTCCGCCTGGAGATTCTCCGGAAGGAGTTCGGTGACACCGTGCGCTGGCGAGTGCGCCCCTACCCGTTGCGTGTGGTGGACACGCTGCCCACGGAGCGCGAGCTGCGTGGGCTCACCGAAGAGGTGGCACGCGCGCAAGCCGAGCCCGAGCCCGTGGCTCGGCTGTTGTCCACCGACTTGTGGCGCAGTGGAGATCCTCCGCGCTCGAGCCTGCCGGGACTGGCGGCGCTCGAAGCGGCGCGGCTCCAAGGTCCGCAGGCGCGCGCGTATCTCGCGCGGGCCATGCAGCGCGCGGCGCTGGAGCAAGGCGTCAACGTGGCGCGCACGGATGTGGTGTTCGAGCTGGCCAGCCGCGTGGGCCTGGCCATGAACGACTTCTCCGCCGCGTTTCATTCCGAGGAGACGCGGCGCCTCATCCTCGACGAGCACCGGCTGGCCTCCAGCCGCGGCGTGCGGGGCGTGCCCACCCTCGTCATCGGCGGCCGGTGGATGATCTGCGGCCTGCGCGACATCGCCGAGTACCGCGAGTACATCCTCACGTGCATGGGGAAGCTGGCGGCGCCGCGCTCGGGCTCCTCCGAGCGGCTGGTTCACTGA